The Rosa chinensis cultivar Old Blush chromosome 7, RchiOBHm-V2, whole genome shotgun sequence DNA segment TTAAAACCTTCCCAGAAAATTTGCTTCGCTTCACAAATCTCTGATTCACAAGCCGCCTGAGAAGAAAGCCCAATTCCCCAAAAAAAACCCCCCGAACTCCAAATGGCGGAAGTCACCTACCTTCAAATCCACGACCTAGAAGAAAACCCAGCCTTCGAATCCCTCCCCTACTGGTCCTCCAACGACTTCGACCTCTACATCTCCTCCGATCCCGATTTCCCGCCGGCCCAGTTCGTCACCGTCCAcgaagaagacgacgaagacTTCGACGGCGAAGACGACATCTTTTCCCAGTACCATTCCACAATCCACGCCGAGCGGAGCCGCGACGACGTCGTTTCGGAGCCCAATTCCATTTCCAACACCGACGACTTGTCGTCGGACCGCGAGAACCAGGTCAATTTCGTCATGGATCTGTTCCAGCAGCGCGTCGAGCAGTCTCAGGTAACGGCCCGTTCCGTTTTGGTCTCCGGCGACTCCGATTTTGGGGTTGTGGAGGGGAATTGCAATATGGATGATGGGTTGGATCTGGATTTgagtttagggttagggttagatTTTAGGAATTGTTTTGATGATCCTGATGAAGATGACTTCTTTGTGGGAAGGAGGGTTTCTGGGTCGGAATCCGGTGAGGCGACTTCTTCTGTTGGTAGGGTGGAGCCGTTTGAGAGCTGCGTGAGGCTCGTCGGGTTTGGATCCGAGTCTGATGAGGATGAGAATGGGGTGATTGGGCTTGATTTGCATTCGGAGGATGAGTATGGTGAGGACCATGTTCATGGTGATTACGATGACGAAACGGGGGTTCCTCTGTGCTGGGATTCGCTTCGATTGGAGGAGCAGAGGGAGAGTAATGAGGAGTTTGAGTGGGAAGAAGTTGATGGTAGGGTGGAAGAGGTTTTCGGAATGCTTGTTGATCCTGATAATGAGGAGGAATCGGGGTCTGTTTCGGTTTCTCTTTCGGCGATGGCTGCTCCTGAGGAGGAATTGAGGGTGGAGAGAGTTGAAGCTCTGGGGAATTTGGAATGGGAAGTGTTGCTGAATTCCCGCAATTGGGAGCCGAATCAGGAGCTGGACCATGATGCTGAACATTTCCCTGGTGATCACGATGACTACATCTACACTGCCGAATATGATATGTTGTTTGGGCAGTTTTCCGAGAATGAGAATGCAGTGATGGGCAGGCCTCCGGCTGCTAATTCTGTTGTTGAGACTCTTCCTTCAGTGGTTGTGACTCAGGAGGATGTGGAGAATGGCAATGCACTCTGTGCGGTATGCAAGGATGATATTACTCTCGGGGAACAAGGAAAGAAGTTGCCTTGTGCACATAGATACCATGGCGATTGCATTGTGCCCTGGCTGCGCATTAGGAATACTTGTCCAGTTTGTCGATATGAGTTGCGTACTGATGATGCTGCTTATGAGCGTAGGAGGAGCCAGGGGACAGCTCATGGACTGAACTTTGGGCAGAGATGATTTTGAAATCTTTCTTGAAGCATTAGGTTTTTGAAAATGTAGATACTGATGTGGTGAAGAGTGTATCTCTCTTTGGGTTAAGAGAGATAGAGTTTACCGTTCTCTGTGAGGATTATATGATTCGTGATGCTTTATTTGTTTTGGTCATAGCGTAAGATTGTTCAATGACTGGAGTAATTTTTCATGGTTATCATGTTAACTACTTTTGAACATTTAGACATTTATTATGCTTGTTTTTGCTGGAAGATGATTCCTTATAATGTTCAAGCATATGATGTAATAAAATGGCGGTGTAGTCAAATTGTTgtcttcattctttttttctttgtgagCTGGTTTTGTTTTGATCAATGGCAAGTATCTTTATACTCTTTGTATCCGAAGCGTTTTACCTATTCCCGGAGACAGAATAAACTGCTATCTGGATTCATAGGTTTGATCATGGTTTGTCAAAACCGAACAAGCATTCCCCAGAAACAAAACAATGTATTAAAACCAACTAACAAAATCATTAAGCATCTAAAACAAATCGAGTAAAGAAAAATGATACAGGCTGAATATCATTAGAAATCGAGGTCCAAACAGAGACCCGGAATCTAAAATTGAATTCTTTCCCTCAAGAAAGAGGCTTCCCAGTCCCCACATTTCCCAGAAGTTATGAGAACTGACGACAACACTTGGTGCTAGCTGTTTAATGATGGTCTAAGCATTGGATAAGTCTGAACGTATATACTAAATTTCCaactacaaaaacaaaataaaaacctaCTTTACCTAACAATTTTAGCAATATGAGCAAAATGGTTCCCATATTTCTGCATATTATCTTCCATTTCCTCTATTTACTGCAAAGGTTTGTTTTTTCGTTTCTTGTTGGTAACATCATGCAATCTTGTGTGGTCAATCATAAAGGACCTAGTTTTCTATTTTATGAGTCTCAAAGGTGTACTAGACGAGAACTGGATCAAAACTAGACTTACAAATCCTCACctaatttttttcttggattagGCTTTCCCTACATTTATAGCAAATCCTAATCCTTCAAAGTCGTTTTACATATGGACGCAATATCATAGAAATAGGCATATCTGCAGGAAATGCCTTCTGATGTTCATGATCTTCATGTAACGACAAAACTCTTGATATGATTGCGTCTTTGTATGTATATAGCTGCTAGAATCTCACTATAAGAATTACTTTGGTTCTTCCTCTAAAAACCCATTCTGAAACTTCTCTCTTATTCTCCTTCCCTCATAGCTTATTCACCTAAAAGTTGTTCAtggattcaaatgaatcaaagcCACACCACTACTCAGCTAATCAAACTATTCCATCACAATTCCTCTCCACAATTTCTCATACTCAGATTTTCCCCATGTCACAATTCAATGACTTGTCACCATACACCACCACTGGTAGCACTAACACTGGTTTTGATGAAACTGCTGCAGCGAAGCAAAGCCTTAACCATGAAAGAAGGCTCCAGTGACTGACTTCCAACAGGGAATCTGCACGAAGGTTGCGAATGCGTAAGAAGAAGCAGATTCAAGAGCTCCAGCATGAGGTGGACCAGCTCTATGTTGCAAATAATCAGCTATCTGAGAAGCTTATCCAAATGTTAGAGGCAAACCAGCAGATTCTTCAGGAGAATGCTCAGCTAAAAGAGAGAGTTTCTTCCCTTCAAGTCACCTTTGCTGATCTGATTGATGTAACCTTTTAACTAGACTATATAATGAAAAGCATAGAGATTTCTAATTATACTCATGGAAAAGCatcaataaaaataataacagatGAGAGAAATTTCTAATAACTGGATTAGAGATATTCAGTATTTTGGGGCCATGTCCTTCAGTTAGCATGCAAAGCATATTTGTCCATGTACAAAATCCTATGAATAGATCCTCAAAAATGTAAGAACACAACCATGAAACAAACTTCTCTACTTTACTGGATGCTTCCCATTTGATAAGTTAGGTGAGGTTTCGgctgtagttgtagaaggtgagCAGCTGCTGGTCTGGTCTTCAAAGCCCTGCACTGGGTCTGCATATGACCTGGTACAAGGCCACCTATACAGAGAACAACACCATTAGCTTCTGCAACAGTATTGGAAATTCCAATTAAAAACTGCATGCTTTTATGAATCTGTACCTGCTTGACTTTATAACCTCATCCTGTATTATCATATTTTCATCaaatatgttgcctgcaagaacGAAGTAGATCAAGTTCTGAATAATGGAGTGATTTACATTCATTTTAAATTACATTTACTTATTAAAGCTGTTTTAGATTTGAAAAAATTGTTGCACACCTCCATAAAGAGTTTTCTTGGAGAAGTATTTTGCAGTCAACCAATGAGTGTAGTCAGCTTCATACTTCTTGAACTTCTGGATGTGGTCTGCGGTATGAAGCTCACTAACACAACAAAGAACATAGGAGATAATTCAGTCTAGTTTTAGATTAATAATATAAAGTGAAAGACGACAGCACCAGAAAACCTTTCTGCTAAGTTCACACAGAGAACAACAGATACAGAAAAAGGCATCAAATGGATCACAGTTGTAACAGTGATGGGAACCGCAAATCTAGACCATGGGTGGTCTACAAACAAGTAGTGATGACACACAGTCGCTGTAATTCTAATTATAAGTTCATAGTAATATCCATATTACCAGGTGATAAGCCAAAGTGTCTGACCTCTCTAGATCACAGCAAAACAAGAATAGATTAACTGAGAGTTCAAGCCTACTGACAAGTTTCGTCAGTCTGAATGTGTTTACAATGGAGATCTGAGGATCTGGGACATGAGGTATAATTATAATTACGTACTGCATCCGAGGATACTCCTCAGTCAACTTAAGATGAGTGGTTTAATTATGCTGATTGAGACTTGAAACGGCTAAGTGGCTACCACTAGAGACTACTATTTAAGATGTAATTTGGAAGACTACTCCCGTGTCCCTAGTCCAAACTAGAAAACTTTGTTCTGGCTAAGACAAAACAGTACCATTTCTGTATGTGCGTGCATATACAAAGGAGAGAAGAAGGCATAAATGTCTAAGTTAGTATAAGGCCTGAAAATAAAAATGCTGAAAATGCGAAGCAATAACTCATGAAAACCAGATGAAGGCATTTCAAAACACACTTTGAACAGAAGAAAAAATTGGAGGGCAGAAGATGAGAGATGACTAGAGTTTCCAGCTGAATTTTGGAAGTGTATGAAACAGCTTGAATTACCATTCTTAGTACAACTACTTTCTAAAATTCAACCACTTCACATAAGATATTCCCATTCTCTGATGAATCTTGAAAATCTTTGTATTTAACAGTATTTAACTCAACATGATTTATGTGCTTTataaacaaagattaaaaatcTGTTCCAATACAATCCACCAATTTTCATGAAGTTACTCAATGTCTGGCTAATTTTCAGTGGAGTATGCCAAAATTGTCAAAGGTGCAAACTTTAATGGACCCATCCACTTTGATCTAGTTCCTCCCTCTATTTCTACCCAAAATTAAACGCGCTTAGCCAAAACTATAACAAACACATAAATAAGCTTATGTCCAAAAGTCCACTCCTTTACACACTATTTCTTCTCAAAGTCTTCATCTTGCTCACAAAAATTCTCATCTAATAACATACATAACTACCAAAAACAATCTCATGAACAGCATCAACAAAAACTAATGGTATTGCAATCGATTTCTCTGATTTCATCCACTTTCAGCTTAAACATGGAAGTGAGACATGttcaaaaataagaaaaagaaaattgaatatatgaaaaggaaaaaagaactcACTCAACAGATGCAGGCTTTTTCTCGTCGACATTGAGAACTCCATTGTTGATTCCAGCCTCGGCCTTTGACATATTAGGAAGATGAAATCAAAAAGATAATCCCATAAACATATCATTACACAGaccattatatatatacatatatatatatatatagagagagagagagagagaacctgtGGGTGTGGATTTGTGGGAGTGAGAGAGGGGGGTTGAGTGGGGGAGTGGTCGGAGTTGGAAGCAGAGGACGGTGGAGACGACGGAGACGGCCGACTGGCCATTCTAGAATTTGAGCTGCTAACAGAGACTAGGCCTCCCaacaaaaatgaagaagaagaatcgtgGATTTGGAGTTTAGACAAGAACGAGACAACTAAAGTTAGCTGCTGCTTCAATTTAtgcaaacaaaatagaaaaagaaaaatcattatccttttttttttatttttttttatgattttatttttggattcaaACAATATAGATGATTATGGGATTCGAACTTAAAACCTCGACTCTAATAAGAATCTCCAGTTTTACGAGAGAGAGAGTTATTTAGCTAgatcaatatttaaaaattgaCACAAACTTTAATTTGCAACAATTGTCTTACTTAATTACATGACATTTGCCGATTTGTGTGGACTTTAAAAGTAACGTCTTTTGATCCCTCACAAGTAATCCAATTGATCACATGCTAAATATAATCATGTGGTCTTAGTAATGTAGTAGTGAAACACTTGCATCTACATATTTGTTATGTTGCTTTTATAATGTGAGACTTATTTACATTGTTAACTTATATGGAGTCCACAAATAGCAGTGGCACTCCACAGAATTGGCGTCTTCTTTGGAGTGACTGCCTTCTTCATAAGTATTAGGGGTGGGCGCGGTGCAGTTCAGTTCGGTTTGAGGCCTAAAGAGCAACCAAACCGTTTTTTTCGGTTGGTCTATATATCAAACCACAACCGCATTACAAAAGGGTTGAACCAATTATTTTGGTTACACCATTTTTCGGTACGGTGCGAGTCGGTTTCGGTTTGGAccaatttattaatttcaactatAAAGAAATGGCCACAATCAGGCTTATTTTTACCTAACAGtttcaataaggcataaatatattttgaatgtatttagagtccacacaaatcggcaaatgtcacccaaatatcaagcaacttaCAGAAAGACCATATTTGAACACTTAAcaaacccccccccccacacacacacacacatatatatatatatcaatgatcaagcaaacatagcaacttattacaaattgaaaacctaaacaaaaatggatttttttatatattaaaaaccaacatttccatcaatagagaaataataaataaataaaatgtaattaaaataaattcggtGCGGGTCAATTTAAATCGGGCGGTTTATGACCCGAAACCGCAACAGAATCACTGTGACCATAAAACGACACCGTTTTAGTTCGGTGTAGTTACTGAACCGCTTTTTCGTTGCGATTCGGGTCGGTAACCGCCTTTTCGGTATAAATTGTCCACCCCTAATAAGTATTACAATCGGATTCTCCTACTGGTTTAAATACACTATTGGCTTCATCTATGTAGTGTCCTGCCTTGTAATAATATTTTGTAGGTACTTCTATGCTCAAAAAAGGATACTGATGGATATCAgcaaattaaataaagaaagtgATAATGAATTACACAAGTAATTAAGTGTTGAAGTACAAGGGTACTAGCTCTCTGGATCTTATCAGATTCTGCCTTTGTAAGATACCTTTTTTTGTTCATTGCTATTTGTATGTAATGATGTGGACTGTTTCACAATCAAAGTCAAACAAAACACCAATTTTCTTTTATGGAGTGATTTGATAGAATTTAACTCACAGTTAGAATAATAGAGCAAGAGTTCAGAATTACTGTGCAGATTATAAACAGATGTACCGTAATATGCTACAAATTCATATCTGAAGTAAAATAGTAAAGAGTAGCTGCTTCAAGAGAAAGACAACTAAGTTTAGCTGCTTCAGTGTTTCCAGTCTTTGTTTTGGGAACTTTATTTCTCAGATGATACAGAAACGGAACATCCTCAATATGTTATAACGAAAATTGAGACGCATAGTTGGAAGAGAAAAAAACATCGAAGACGAGGATGATATTTTGATGTACAGCCCCATCCTAGTGATCCTACCTTACCTATTCCCCAAATCCCTAACCCCCTACCTACGTTTTGAACTGAATTTAATGAAACAATCAATAAGAAATGTTTGAAAATAAGAGAGAGAACTCTATAAAGGATAAAAGGAAAATTCTTGATTGAGCTGAATTAATGAAAAtgtaagaaaaagaaattcCACCTACACATGGAGCAGGAGTACTGGAGGAGTGCGTTTGGATTTAGCTCAGATACTCATTTCCCATCTGTCTATACACTATAGAGACTATGGCTTATGCTGCTTTCACCTCGACTTAAAAGGACAATCGTCATCGTCTGATACTACGTTGGCCCCATCGAAAGCATAACACCCACATTAGAACCATTGGAAACCCACTTAGAACCATTGGAATAATCGACCGCTCAAAGACGGCCTATGTTTAATTAATCATTACCTATATATACATCTTCTCCTTACCATTCAGTAGTACAGGAATTTGTCCATCTTCTCTGGCTTTGACTAACACCAGCAAGCAGCCTAAAGTTTTTTCATTTTGGCATAAATTAGGAACAATGAACTCTGCAAAGTCATTCCTTACAAAAATGATCCCACTACTCCAGAAGATTGGGCACATTGCTGGTCCTGACCAAGAAGCAATTGTTGAAGTAGCTAATCACCACAACTTTGATTCTGCAAAGATAATTGTGGTATTTTGCTCGGCATCAGCCATTGATATAGCTCTCATATCTGCCCAGCTTCTCTCCCCGCTCCCTATGGTTTTTTACTTTCTCGCGCTTGCAATCTTATTTGCATTTACTTCTGTTTTCATAAGCATATTCATTCATTCCAGCTGTCCAGAAATAGCTCAGGTGCTCCAGCAATGTGGTGTCTTCTTCGGAGTGACTGCGGTCTTCATATCTATTTCAGTCCCATTTCCTGTCTGGTTCAAATGTACTACCTGCTTCATCTATGCACTGTCCTGGCTTGTAATAATATTTTGTAACTACTTCCATgcttaaagaagaagaaaaataataataaaaaccaaTGCAGagcaaataaaaaagaaagtgaTGATGAATTATGAGAATAAGTGTATAGTACAATAATGTTAGCTCTGTGGATTCTCCTCAGAACCTCAAATCCTTTGTAACACTCCCTTTTGTTGATTGCCATTTCTACTGATGTGAACTTTTCTACTTCTATTGTCAGACGAAGACCAATTTTCTATGTGATTCATTTATTTTAAGTCACAGTTAAACACAGAGACAAGTGATCAGAACTAAGCAGTAACAAAAAGTGTAGTGGCTTCTATTTCAAATCGGAAATAGTTTTGGTTTTCACTTACATGACGTACATATATGTAAAGAGATGTCAGAAAGCTGCAGGCTGCAGCAATCAGttctaatgctctgataccttTGATATGATCTGCCCTACGAACTTCTGAACTCCTTGTTGATTTACCAATAATCTCCACAAGAACAGAGGCCATctttgaaatgatggaagcGCTTGTTGTCTCTCACAATTATCTCCGTTTCAACAGCCTTCGATATCAACTTAGCAGCATTGTGACAATCAATGCAGATGCGCAGATTTTTACAGACTCTCAGTGTAGCACCTTTTTTCATCTTTAACAATCCAAATGAAATTGCAAGCTTTTCACTATGCCCCCTCAATATTTCAATCTTCTCTGTATAGTCCACTTCATGAAGCACAGAATCTGTGTTGGGTGTATATCCGAGTTTACTTATTCTTTCCTCTACTTTTGTCCACATCTTCCTAATCTCCGCCGACTCTGGCAGAGAattgtcaccagcaacaaagtTATACACTTGCCCTCCAATTTCAATCCAACTGCGGCCAGCTTCTTTCTGAAGGCCAATCTCCTTCATCCTTTGCCGGACCCATCTCACATCATCCCAATTCCCTGATGCAGCATATAAGTTCGACAGTAGGACATAATTCTCTGCCTTTCCGGGCTCCAATTCTAGTAATTTTTCAGCAATTTTCTGTCCCATTCCCAAATCATTATAATTCCTACAGGAACTAAGCAATGAACTCCAAATTCTAGTATCTGGTTCTTCAGGCATGTTATCTATCAGGTTTAGAGCTTCCTCCAATTGACCAGCCCTACCCAGCATGTCTACTACACATGCATAATGCTCTAACTTCGGCTCTATTCCATATAAACTTTGCATCTCTTTGAAATATTTTAGCCCATTTTTAACAAGCCCAGCATGGTTACATGCAGTTAGAATTCCAAGAAATGTAAAGACATCAGGCTTATGCCCCAAACTTATCATTTCTCCAAATAGCTCCAAAGCCTTGTTTCCATGTCCATGAATTCCATACCCTGCAATTATAACATTCCATGATGCCACATCTTTCTTTGTTAAACTGTCA contains these protein-coding regions:
- the LOC112178729 gene encoding E3 ubiquitin ligase BIG BROTHER-related produces the protein MAEVTYLQIHDLEENPAFESLPYWSSNDFDLYISSDPDFPPAQFVTVHEEDDEDFDGEDDIFSQYHSTIHAERSRDDVVSEPNSISNTDDLSSDRENQVNFVMDLFQQRVEQSQVTARSVLVSGDSDFGVVEGNCNMDDGLDLDLSLGLGLDFRNCFDDPDEDDFFVGRRVSGSESGEATSSVGRVEPFESCVRLVGFGSESDEDENGVIGLDLHSEDEYGEDHVHGDYDDETGVPLCWDSLRLEEQRESNEEFEWEEVDGRVEEVFGMLVDPDNEEESGSVSVSLSAMAAPEEELRVERVEALGNLEWEVLLNSRNWEPNQELDHDAEHFPGDHDDYIYTAEYDMLFGQFSENENAVMGRPPAANSVVETLPSVVVTQEDVENGNALCAVCKDDITLGEQGKKLPCAHRYHGDCIVPWLRIRNTCPVCRYELRTDDAAYERRRSQGTAHGLNFGQR
- the LOC112175945 gene encoding uncharacterized protein LOC112175945; its protein translation is MASRPSPSSPPSSASNSDHSPTQPPSLTPTNPHPQAEAGINNGVLNVDEKKPASVDELHTADHIQKFKKYEADYTHWLTAKYFSKKTLYGGNIFDENMIIQDEVIKSSRWPCTRSYADPVQGFEDQTSSCSPSTTTAETSPNLSNGKHPVK